CATACAACTGGACTTGACTTGCAACATCTTCTCGCTTATGCTTAATTTAAGCTTAATTCAACAAGTCATGCTTAGATCAACTCcaatgaaaaataataaaaataacaaaatgtcATGCTTAGCTGACCTAACACATGCACGTGCTTTGCTGCCTTCTGTTTTGTCAGGTAAGAAAGTTAGACCAATTTTCCTAGACACATGCACTTATATATACACCACAAATCTTAATGACAGACACATTATACCAATACATAATTTAGTTCAACATAACAAATTAGAGCAGCGCACCTCCAATGGCACAACACCATAAGAAGATATATCCAGATGTTGAAATAGCGATGCCTACTCGGCCTCGAGCCTCGCTAGGACTAGAAAATGGAGATCCATCACCAATCCGATGGTGCCACCAGGCAAGCCCAAGCCTAAGCCTGATCCCAAGCCCAAGCCAGACCCCGATCCAGACCCTGAACCTGAACCCGAGACGTTGTTGCTGCAAATGCCTTTGCTGGACGGTTGGCCTCCTGACGCTCCTGCTGTTCATTGTTGGAGCCACTGCAGGCATTATTTACCTTGTATTTCAACCCAAGCCACTCAATTTCGACATGACCCTTTCTGCAAGGTTCAATGTTAGGATCACCACTGACAACCCCAACAAGAAGATTGGAATCTACTACGAGAAGGGTAGCCGCCTGAGCGTATGGTACAAAGACACCAACCTCTGCCAAGGAACCATCCCCAAATTCTACCAGGGGCGTCAAAACAAGACGGTGCTGAATGTCGCCTTAACAGGGCGGAATCGGTATGGGACAACTCTGCTGAATGCATTGCAAGAGCAGCAGCAGACAGGCAGGGTCCCCCTCGATCTTAATAAAAATGTGCCCGTCAGCGTCAAACTTGGAGCTCTCAAGCTCAGGAAGGTCAGGATATTGGGGACCTGCATGTTGATCGCTGATAGTCTTACTACTAATAGTTTAATCAGCATTAAAGCTAGTAGCTGTCATTTTGGACTCAAACTCTGAATAATTTCCTGTTCCAATGTTCTGGGAAGAAagatattttgttattttctttactttCAGCTTTCACGTTCTTTGTAGATCTGCCTTCCTTTTTTTGTATTTACCTTTCATTGATTACGTTAGTATTAGAAGAACAGCCTACACAAATAAATAATATCCCACAATCatgaaaaacataaataatttaCTGCATTGTCAAAAGATTGTAAGAGAACTACACCAATCTGGAATAACTGCTAATAATACAATTCTAATATGATAACCCCGGAGCTGTAATTTTGATATCCTGTTGGTGGAGTTCTTGCTTGGCCCATATTTGCAAAACATCAGCCAAGTAGATGAGGACATGAGGCGTTTCAGCTAAAGGGCCAAACAATGGTGAACTCTTTCACCTACTCTCAGATGGTTCCCCTTGAACTCCTGCCTAAGATCTTTCGTACTCTGTCGATAACCAGGAAGAATTAGTCAACTGCACTCCTCGTGCTTAAAGTAATCAGACATCTTTACTTTACTTTCAATTTCAATTGCCTCCTTGGATGTCCGGGTGCTTCTCAGGCAAGTATGGCATTATTGTGTGGATGTGGTATGGACAGTAATTCTACTGCGTATACATGTCAAGAATTGATTGGATAGTAGACAAACTATGGCAGCATTTTAGTCCCAATTAGTCTGTGCTCTACTATGGAAAGAGACATTCCTGTCTGTGAGACAGCCCTGACAAAAGCCAAAAACCACTTTGTTTTTCCAAAGCCAGTTTTCTGGTTGTTGGAAGGCTCATCAGTCGTGTTGATGTAGTCAGGCACTACCCTGGCATAGCCACTTATTTATTAAGGAAAAGATATTCTCAAATCTCTAAAAACAAGCACCGGAGAAACaaaagagtaaaaaaaaaagcaatCATACACATTGCAGTTTCCAATTTCACTTTTCAAGACAGATCAAATATAGTTACCCAGCAAGTAAAGAGTGAAGATAATAATTTCATCTTCATAGGTGAACATGAATATAAGGCCAGATAACTAATTATCGTAGTGATACAAGCACACATAACTTGGTTCCTAAGAACTTACTTGAGAAATTTCAGAAAGAATTCAGCTCTTAGTTTCTCATAGGTCCACCACACATTGTAATGAGCTCTTGGAATTCCAGCCGAACACTTTCACAGATAATTCCTCGTTTTCCTGATATTAAGCCTGACAACTCCCTGTGGATTGGATTCTGATTTCCAGAATCAACCTGGAATTGCATAAATCAAGGTCACTTGCAGGTAGCAACAAATCGAAAAAAGGAAACCATGGGAAACAAATGCAGCATGCAGATGGGAGTTAAAGTTGAAGCAGAACAATAGACAGTATGATTCCTTGCTTCTTCTCACATTTCAAGCAATATGAGTGATGATAGGATATGAGCATATCGAAGTCTCCCTTGTGAAACATTCATCTCATGAGCAATTGCAGGATTTGCATTAACATAAAACTTGATGCTTGAATCCTGATTTTTTGTTTTAACCTAGAGACGCACTGGCAGAATATATAGTCAGGCTGCATCCTAGAGATTAAATTGGCGTTACATGATTTAATCATTAGTCTTTTGcagatttgttttattttttcaaattctaACTTCTAATCTGGTTTTCGCCATATAATGCAAGGGCATAATCTTCATTCATCCAGTGAGAGGCATCTACTTCAACATGTAAGTTGATGAGCAGTGCTTGAACTCTATCTctgaattttacaatttttgttGTTGATTCAGCTCTGCCCTTTTGGATTTGGGAATTTTTTTGCCAATTTTGAGCTGTCACTTAATCGTTCTCCAAGTACATTCTCTGTTGACAATTCAAAGTTGCAGATTTGATTATTTGTGTTATTTCATTCAAATTCAACTTCTAGAGTCAACTGAAATATAATGAATATTTTCATCACTACAGTTTGATTCCTTCCTTCTAATAAATTAGCTGGTTATTTCTGCaaattttactactattaaCTTAATAGTACTCCAAATATGATATGCTGCTATCAGATAGTTTAACTAAGTTTTTTTGTTGATGAAAGATGGGTAGCATTAGCCACAACCAAGTCACGGTCTCCATATGCTTCAAAATTACACTTTATGTGCTCGTTTTCATCGTATCTCAAGTCGACGCTCAAAACACTGCCCAAGGACTAAATATCACGTTCATAGCAGATGCCATAACAAAAGGGGCCGGTAAAAGTTGTACTACTTTCCaagaatttatttattactactccATGTATTCAAGTTATGATTTGATGATAAACAATTTAATTGCATAATCTGCTTGGATGGAACCTCTGGAGCCTACTATTTTGCTAAGGGATTCGGAGATGGAATCAACAGTTGTATGGTTTATCTACCGGTCAGCCCTCACACTAATACTAAGAGACTATTATATGTGCCCTAAATCTCTATTCTTTTTTTAAGTTACAATAATAAAATCGTCTATGttattttagtagtattatttaattagtttaacTTTGACATTTTTCATATTAGGGAGGAGGATGGTGTTCTTCAAAGGAAGACTGCCTCAAAAGAAGCCACGACTATGCTTTAGGATCCAACAAAAATGCTCCTCCTAAAGCTTTGCGTGCTTTCCAAagtcaaaacaaaaatataaatccaGGTTATAAGGAATCACACTTGCATATGAATTAATTAGTTGAGTTTACATGATTTAATGCTATGTTTGTATGTGACTGACATATTATCTCTGTTTTACTTGAAACAAGTATTACATTTAAATATTCATAATAAGTGGTTAATTTATTGTTTCAGATTTTTATAACTGGAATATGGTTGAGATCCGGTATTGTGACGGAGCATCATTTGTGGCAGATGTTGAAGCCATCAATCCGGTATATGTCTATGACAACTTAATTATTTTGCTTCCTAAGATTGAATAATCACAAACTAGTTATTAttacaatttttattatttctagGAAACAAAACTCTATCTAAGAGGCCGGAGAATCTTCTCTTTTGTAATTGAAGAGCTCATGAGGACTCAAGGAATGAGCAATGCTGAAAATGTATGATTTATTCTAACCTAAcgagtactattttattttttgctcAAATTACTTGTCGTTTAATCATGGCATAACAAGGGTGTTGGTGATATTCTTGACAGGCTTTACTCGTAGGAACCTCGGCAGGTGGGTTGGCCACGATCCTGAATTGTGATCGTTTCCATTCTTTTCTCCCAATTGCTTGTCGTGTAAAATGCATTTCAGATTCTGGGTTCTTCATACGAGCGTAAGATTCAACTGAAAACTTATAAATCTTGAATTGATGTTTGTTTTTCTAcacttactatttttttttatgttggaaCCAATAGGGAACATCTCCGTGGAGCTCAGGACAATATCATATACAAATTTCGCAACAcagttttatttcatttaagGATTTTTGTGTATTTGAGAATAATTAACATTTTCACTATCAATATTTTATATAGAGTATTTACCATTTTAAAGTTTCTATCTCacatataaacattatctaATCAACAACATTTTTTTCTCCAGGAATTAGCAGAATTTCTGCCAAAGTCCTGCACACAGAGACATGCTCCAGAATTGGTTAATGAACACATGTTTGATTTCCTCGCATTACAGATTTGATTTCCTCACATTATTATATTTGAAACATGactaattaaatgttttttataAATTCAGTGTTTTCTCCCAGAAAATGTGGTAAATGATATTCAGACGCCGCTGTTTCTGTTAAACTCTGATTTTGACCGATATCAAGTAAGTTCTtctatttacaaaaaaaatatagaaacttATATAATACTCTCTCCAAACTAATGAAAATGACCCATTTCTTGAACaaaatgagattttatgtaatgctgctttattttgttttgcTTTGTGGATAGAGGAGaacagaaagaaaaaagtgagtGATAATTGTTTGAAAATATTCTAAGAATAGTTCCTATCTTACAATATGGGAACATATTTACAGAAATTATAACttgttataaaaataatatcaatagAGTGGACAAAATGGGCTTCTTtgagtttcttttttttaaataattaggCTTCTTTGGGTTAATGTTATTTCAaaatcataattatattttatttgtgtatttATTCAGTTAGGGGTGCATGTATTACCAAATTCGTCTATTGAAGTAGGCTGGAGAGATTGCTTGAAAAATGATAGCAGTCTCCCAGGTTGCACAAAAAATAACATTCTTCCATGTTGCATGGACAATCAACTACAACTCATGATGGGtattattatttctattttcagttaaaatctattttattttcgaTTGATCTTGTCCTACTCCTCCATAATCATTTGCATTTGATTTCAGATTTTCAGACTACATTTCTGAAAACATTGGAGAAACTAGATGATAATCCATCAAGAGGATTATTCATCACTTCGTGCTATGTCcatgattttttttacaatCCATTCAATTGGCAGGGTATACCCACTTTGCAAAATAAGGCAAGTTTTATGAGTTTATTTCTGGATTAGTGGACTCGCATTTTGATCTATACCACGATTTAAATTATTCCatttttatgataatttttacttttgattACAGACAATTCAACAAGCCGTGGGTGATTGGTATTTCGAAAGGAGTGGTGTTCAGTTCATAGACTGTCAAAATCTATATCCAATTAATTGCATTGTAACAGTTTGAATCCATTAAGTTTATATAATTTgaagtatatttatatttagattTAAGGAAAATATTATCTATGTTGATACGGGCCTCATTTTACTCTAAGCGGCTACATATCTGTCAGCCCAAACTTTGACATGCAGTCCAGACGACCATCAAGAGAAATGTTCAGAAACTCAATCCACCAACATGACCTAGCCTAGGTGCAAGATCTCTTGTCTTGTGCAACAAAGATTGTATTTACAAATCTTTTACCCATACCATATTAGTTTACCATATCTTCTGTAATCAGGTCATGTGGAAGATTGTATTTAGAGATCCTTTTTACCCATATCAATATTAGTTTATAATATCATCTATAATCAAGTCATGGGGCATGAGTCATATTGTCCAAGAGCTATGAGAAAATTAGGCAATTTTTTTGGTAAAACCATGACGAACCTGAAGGATTGTAAGGCCATCCACTTGAGTAGTGAAACTTCTATATTTGAACAACAACCAGACAATGAGGTAGAAGAAGAGGTAGAAAAGGAAGAACATGTGAGGACATCTGAGTTCAACCTGAGGCATCCACACCACATCATCCAAACCAATAGAGGTCAAAGTTCATTTCTCTTTGATGTTTCAAAAGAAGAAAGTGGATTAACAATTCTCGAGATTCTTTGACATAAAAAAAGTGCATATCTCAGCATACCTCTTATTGAAGCTCTTCGACAAATGCCGATGCACCTCAAATTCTTGAAGGAGGTTGTATCCAAGAGAAAAGGCTATAAGCTCCTTCTTCGTTTTCCTTCGTTAGTTCTTTCTTCGGTCGAATTGCATAGgatttagattttttatttaataggaGATTtgtttagctaaaaaagtttcACTTGGTTCTCATTAATCATAAGACTCATAACGGAATAGATGCATTAATTTAGATTTTGTATTTAATAGGAGAATTgtttatttaatagtaaattTTACTTGGTTCTCATTACTCATAACAACAATAAATGAATTTATTTGTAAGTTTTGTTAGTGACGTTAATGTTGTGATAAATGATctaattttcattaaataacGCTACACAAACTTAAATGCATTAATCTATAAGTTTTGTCAGTTTTATTATGTTGTAATAAATTGTATGTCTTTCATCAAACACCATTATAAAAACTTTATAAACAACAAAATGGAGATACTATAAACCAATTAAAACATGACTCCCCAATCCAAGCTAATAATCATGATCCTAGGGTTTCATATATTAAGTATACTCACTTTAGGATTTGATTATCAACCAAATCCAGAATGTGTTAAGGATTTGCCTTCAGAATGTCTGAATCCTTTTTACAATGATATGTGCAAAGGTGCAAATGATCCAATAGACATTTCGAGTTATTGTTGTAACTACATTATCAACACACTTAACTATGGTTGTTACATGTTCGTCCTCGTTAAACAAGTTGTGGATATGCACATTTGCGATGATAAACGTTATAACAGGGGCCAAGACATTTGGGACAAGTGCTATGGTTTGAACTAATATGTATGCTGCAGATAGGGATTGAAAGTAAATTATATATGATGTCATGATAACACATTTTATAATTCTATAATATAATTCCTCATTCTTACTTTTATCACTAGTTTTTGTATGACTAACCATGAATACCAAATACACTCTAAAATATGAGGATCTTCCAAATCCAAAGCACAGACTTCAAATTAAGTTTGTATTGTACTATGTAGTTTGAGATAAAAGTAACCCGACTCGGACCCTGAACCCAGACGTTGCTGGCTAGGGCTGTAATTTTGTAACCCGAATACAAAACGGGCTAGCCCGAATGGGTTAGCAGGTtaaacgggttggcccgatgtGACACAATGCTTATTCAATCTTCATTTACATTTTTCCACTCGGTCCCACAATATCAACTTTCAAGTTTCATCTCGACTCATTATTCCATCGTCCGATCATCTGACACTACTGTCTTACCACCACTAAAGCCAATCAAGACAAAGTTAAGAACTAACCCATCAAAATctaaatatatttatcattttaataatgaTTCATGTAagatactattattaattttcGTAAAGAATTAATTGTGAACAACGCCAAAATAATGACACGAAGACAAGCTTTAATTTATGTTGTAGTTGATCGAGATGAACGACTTCTTTCCAACTATTATTGAAGAAaactatgaaaatttgaagattttatatatatctaaaattaagaaaaaaaatagctaAAATTTAAAACCTTTTATAGAGGAAAATTTTGATACAAGAGATTATTTTCGAAAGCTTTTAGGCCCTAGCCCCATGAGTTAGCTCGAAACCCGacgggttagggttgaaaatttatgACCCAAGAAATTCATATCATGAATGGCCCGCACCCAATTATCCCGGCGATCCAAGTGGGTTGGCCCGAACTTAGAACAGATCCTAAAATTTCAAATCGTAGGTTTGAATTCTTACCCAGCTAGGTTTCGAGAAAGAAGATAGATTAAGATGTCATTGATAATTGAGTGGATCTGATGGTGACGATCATCCATTTCATGTAGAATCAGTAAGATCACTTTTCGTTCACACCATGCtctcttaattatttattcccTTCGATTTTCGAATCTTTCCTTGCTCTTTATCTGTTTTTGCCTTACAATTGATTGGATCATCTTGATTTGGAGCTTTAGTGCCATTCTATTGAGATTTGGGATTTTTGATTTTGGGTGATTGGAACTGATTGTATTCTGAATTTATTGTAATCTGgtagtttctttctttttgaTATTGGATTTTTTTAATCTCTGTTTTCTGCTACTCTTGCTTCTATTCCCCGTTGTTAACAAGCTTAATTTTGTATGTAGATGGAGCTAGTGTCACTTAATAGTGAGCCGGTGTTTGGGGAAGGCGATGAATACGAAGACGGAGACTGTTCAGTTGCCGGAAACTGTGACAAACCTGACTCAATGCAGTTGGAAAGGGAATTCCTTCTGCCTATGGTGGAATTGGAGTTTGAGTCTTTTGATGAAGCATATGATTTCTACAATGTTTATGCTAAGGGACAAGGATTTGGTATTAGAGTTAGCAATTCATGGTTCCGGTCAAAAAGAAGGGAGAGGTATAGGGCGAAACTCAGCTGCAGCAGTGCTGGTTTCAAGAAAAAGAGTGAAGCGAACAATCCAAGGCCAGAGACCAGAACGGGGTGTCCTGCACTGCTCATCATCAAGCTTGTGGatgctcaaaggtggaggataGTCGAGGTTGAGCTCGCTCACAACCATCCATTGAGCCCGGAAAGTATGCGATTCTATAAATCACACAAAAAGATGATCCTTGCTGCCAAGAAAGTGCAGCCGTCTGAACCTGTAAGAGAAGTACACACGATTAAGCTTGACTAACAAATTTGAGATACCTTTGTTTTCCTTCGTGGGAATAAATCACCATGGAGAATCTGTTCTATTGGGATGTGGTACTCGGAGATGAATCAGTGGAGTGTTTTATTTGGATGATTAGGACATGGCTGACTTGTATGCTGGGGAAACATCCACAAGTTATTGTTACTGATCAGTCGAAACACTTGCATATAGCAGTTTCTGAGGTTTTTCCGCAGGCTTGTCATTGTTATTGTTTATCTTATATCATGCTTCGCGTTCCTGAGAAATTGGGTGGACTAAATGGGTTTGAAGTTATCAAGAGGCGATTCAGTAAAGCTGTTTTTGGTTCCCTGACAATATCCGAGTTTGAAACTTTCTGGAGGGAGATGATTAGTCAGCACAACCTGAGGGAGAATAAATGGCTACAAGCATTGTATGAAGATCGTCAAAGGTGGGCACCGGTATACCTAAAGGACACTTCTTTCTTTGGGATGCAGTGAGGGCGAGGGAACAACTCCGTTTTTTGATGGTTATGTACACAAGCACACATCCTCGAAGGAGTTCCTTGACAAGTATGATATGGTGCTACAAAGAAAATATTTGAAAGAAGCAATGGGAGATGTTGAGTCCAGAAATCTAGCCTCTGAACTGAAAACAGGATCGAATTTTGAGCTGCAGCTGTCGAAGGTGTACATGAAGTAAATGTTTGAAAAATGTCAGGATTGAAGTTGAGGGCATGTATACTTGCTTCAACATAAAGCAAGTAGCTAAAAACGGCCCGATTCTGACTTTTGTTGTCGAACAGCGACAGGAAGCCGAAGCAAATGAGAAGGACGTCAGACATTATGAAGTTCTTTACGAGACAACACAGGTTGAAGTAGGATGCATTTGTGGCCTTTTCAATTTCAAAGGCTATTTGTGCAGGCATGCATTAAGTGTCCTTAGTCACAATGGTGTAGAAGAAATACCATCTCAATACATTCTACGGCGTTGGAGTAAAGATTACAAGCGCAAATTTCTCTCAGACAGTGGCATTGGTGAGGACAGTCCTTGGCAGTAGCATGAAAATCTATTCCGGCGCTCCCTACAAGTTGTCAAAGAGGGGGCTCAATCGGAAGATCATTATGTCATGGAGCATAATATAAGCTTATTCTTGAGTTTTCTTTGTCAATTCTTTCTCGGATTTAGATTTTGTATTAATAGGAGATTTGCTTAGCTAATATATTTAACTTGGTTCCCATTAGTCATAGGACTCACAACAGCCGTAGAAGCATTAATTTAGATTTTGCGTTTTATTGGAGATTCGTGTAGCGAATAAATCTCACTTGGTTCTCATTAGTCATAACATCCATAGATGCATTGATTTGGAAGTTTCTTCAATTAAATTATCTTTTAACTGTGCACAACACTTAAAAATTCTGTCGGTTATTTTATGTTATGATAAATTATCTGACTTTCAATATATAACTCTAAATGCATTGATTTGTAAGTTTCGTTGGTTAAATTATGTTGTGATAACTTATCTATCTTTCGTCagatataaacaaaaaaatggagAGGCTATAAACCAA
This genomic interval from Salvia splendens isolate huo1 chromosome 13, SspV2, whole genome shotgun sequence contains the following:
- the LOC121762852 gene encoding NDR1/HIN1-like protein 6, coding for MAQHHKKIYPDVEIAMPTRPRASLGLENGDPSPIRWCHQASPSLSLIPSPSQTPIQTLNLNPRRCCCKCLCWTVGLLTLLLFIVGATAGIIYLVFQPKPLNFDMTLSARFNVRITTDNPNKKIGIYYEKGSRLSVWYKDTNLCQGTIPKFYQGRQNKTVLNVALTGRNRYGTTLLNALQEQQQTGRVPLDLNKNVPVSVKLGALKLRKVRILGTCMLIADSLTTNSLISIKASSCHFGLKL
- the LOC121762856 gene encoding protein FAR1-RELATED SEQUENCE 6-like — translated: MELVSLNSEPVFGEGDEYEDGDCSVAGNCDKPDSMQLEREFLLPMVELEFESFDEAYDFYNVYAKGQGFGIRVSNSWFRSKRRERYRAKLSCSSAGFKKKSEANNPRPETRTGCPALLIIKLVDAQRWRIVEVELAHNHPLSPESMRFYKSHKKMILAAKKVQPSEPVREVHTIKLD
- the LOC121760858 gene encoding protein FAR1-RELATED SEQUENCE 6-like → MENLFYWDVVLGDESVECFIWMIRTWLTCMLGKHPQVIVTDQSKHLHIAVSEVFPQACHCYCLSYIMLRVPEKLGGLNGFEVIKRRFSKAVFGSLTISEFETFWREMISQHNLRENKWLQALYEDRQSEGEGTTPFFDGYVHKHTSSKEFLDKYDMVLQRKYLKEAMGDVESRNLASELKTGSNFELQLSKRQEAEANEKDVRHYEVLYETTQVEVGCICGLFNFKGYLCRHALSVLSHNGVEEIPSQYILRRWSKDYKRKFLSDSGIGEDSPWQ